The following nucleotide sequence is from Actinomycetota bacterium.
GAACGAGGTCGCGAGCGTGCGCACGAGCGCCGCGCCCGTGGGTGTGGTGAGCTCGCCGAGCGACGCGTCCCCGCCGTACGCGGGCACGCCTTCGAGCAGCAGCGCGGTCGCGGGCGCGGGGACCGGCAGCGCTCCGTGTGCGCAGGTCATGGTCCCGCCGCCGAGCGCGACGGGCGAGCAGACGATCTCGGGCGACCCGAGCGCGGCGTAGGCCGCGCACGCGCCCACCGTGTCCACGAGCGAGTCGACCGCGCCGACCTCGTGGAAGCGCACCTCGCCGGGCTCGACCCCGTGCACGCGCGCCTCGGCATCCGCGAGCAGGCCGAACGCCTGCAGGGACAGCGCGCGCACGGTGGCGGGCAGCGCCGCGGTGCCGAGCATCGCGCGGACGTCGCTCCACGCACGGTGCGGCTGGATCGCGGCCGCGTCCACGCGCACCGTTGCGCCCTCGACCCCACCGCGGGCGGCGCGCTCGAACGCCAGCGCCCACCCGTCGAGCGGCAGCGCCGCGAGCGCCTTGCGCACGGACGTCTCACAGGCCGGGCCGCCGGCGTCGACGAGCGCGGCGAGGAGTTTGTCGCCGGACACGCCACTCGCGCAGTCGAGCCAGACGATCATGGTCCGCCCTCGCCGGGCGCCTCGTCCGCCGGCCCGCGGCGGTTCCCCGCGCGGTTGATCCTCACGGCGAGCGCTGCGGCGCCGAAGCCGTTGTCGATGTTGACCACACCGATTCCGCTCGCGCAGGCGGTGAGCATCCCGAGCAGCGCGGCGACGCCGCCGAACGCGGCGCCGTAGCCCACCGAGGTCGGCACCGCGACGACCGGGCACGCGACCAGCCCCGCGATCACGCTCGGCAGCGCACCCTCCATCCCCGCCACGGCGATCACCACGCGAGCGTCGCGCAGCAGGTCCTGATGCGCGAGGAGGCGGTGCACCCCCGCGACGCCGACGTCGTACAGCCGCGTCACGCGCGCGCCCATGACCTCGGCGCAGATCGCTGCCTCCTCGGCCACGGGGGCGTCGGAGGTGCCTCCGGTGGCGATCACGACGTGCCCTTCGCTCGGCGGCGCCTCGCGGCGGTCGACCACGATGAGCCGGGCTTCCTCGAAGTACCTCGCGTCGGAGGCGGACTGCGCGACGCGCTGGTAGTGCGAGGCGGACGCCCGGGTCGCCAGCAGGACCTCGCCGTGCTCGAGCACCTCGCGCGCGACCGACCGCACCT
It contains:
- the larB gene encoding nickel pincer cofactor biosynthesis protein LarB codes for the protein MDANGVRRLLDQVAAGTTGPAEAAEALSRLPFGDVGAAKVDHHRDLRCGFPEVVFCEGKTPDQVRSVAREVLEHGEVLLATRASASHYQRVAQSASDARYFEEARLIVVDRREAPPSEGHVVIATGGTSDAPVAEEAAICAEVMGARVTRLYDVGVAGVHRLLAHQDLLRDARVVIAVAGMEGALPSVIAGLVACPVVAVPTSVGYGAAFGGVAALLGMLTACASGIGVVNIDNGFGAAALAVRINRAGNRRGPADEAPGEGGP
- a CDS encoding LarC family nickel insertion protein, coding for MIVWLDCASGVSGDKLLAALVDAGGPACETSVRKALAALPLDGWALAFERAARGGVEGATVRVDAAAIQPHRAWSDVRAMLGTAALPATVRALSLQAFGLLADAEARVHGVEPGEVRFHEVGAVDSLVDTVGACAAYAALGSPEIVCSPVALGGGTMTCAHGALPVPAPATALLLEGVPAYGGDASLGELTTPTGAALVRTLATSFGPMPPMAVGAVGHGAGSREVEGLPNVLRAVTGEPLPDEAGDEDVVVLETCIDHLAPELLAIALDAVLAAGALDVWQAPVVMKKGRAAVQA